CGATGATTTCGCGCGACACCGTCGGCGTCCGGGTCGGTCTATGGTGGTAGTGGTAGAGCAATCGTCGAGGTAAGTCCTTCCACTGCAATACTTACATCCATGCCAGCGCATCTTCCCGATCGGGAATACCGACGCGGGTTATACCTGGTTCTCGAGACGATCTTCCCGATCGGGAATATCAATCGACTTCTGCCCACAAAAGGTGCATAATCTTCCCGATCGGGAAGATCCACCGTGACCACTGAACAAATCGGAGCCGTCGTCCGCCTCGCACGGATCTCTCAAGGCCTTCGCCAAGATCAGTTGGCCGCGGCCGCACGGGTAGGCGTGCGTTTCGTGATCGAATTGGAGCGCGGTAAGCCGTCAGTCCATCTCGGGAAGACGTTGGCCGTACTGGACGCTCTGGGCTGCCGCCTGAAGATCACGCATCCGCCCAAGCCGCCGAACAGTAACGGCTCATGACTCGGACGCTGTCGGTCTGGTGGGACGGCGCGATCGTCGGCTCTCTCCGAGTCAATCAGCACGGCGAGATGAGTTTCGCCTACGCGCCGGACTGGCTCGCCGACTCGTCCCGTCCCGCCGTGTCCTTCTCGTTGCCCAAGAGAGCGGAACCGTTCAAACGGCGCGACTGTCGTCCGTTCTTCGCAGGACTCTTGCCGGAGGAGGCGCAGCGTGACGCGGTCGCTGGCGCGCTTGGGATCTCGAAGGGCAATGACTTTGGCCTGCTCGAAGCCCTTGGCGGAGATGTGGCTGGAGCCTTGACCATCTGGCCTGAGGGCGACACACCGCCCGCCGGTGATCCGAGCGGACAGCCGCGAGCCCTCAATGATGACGAAGTCGTCGCGATCCTCGATACACTCCCGACGCGACCGCTGCTCGCAGGACGTGAGGGACTGCGCCTGTCTCTTGCCGGCGCTCAATCAAAACTTCCCGTCGTCCTCGTTGATGGCAGGGTTGCGTTGCCGGCACCCGGGCAACCGACGACGCATATCCTGAAGCCACCGATCGCGCGCTTCCCCACCACCACGGAGAACGAAGCCCTCGTGATGCAGTTGGCGGCCGCGCTCGGCCTCCCCGCCGCGCCCGTCGAACCGCGCACCACGCTCGGCCGGCCATACCTGCTCATCACCCGATACGATCGACGCCTCGATGGGGCTGGCCGGGCGCACCGGCTGCATCAAGAGGATTTCTGCCAGGCGCTTGGCATCCCGCCAGAACACAAATACGCGGCCGAAGGCGGCCCTACGTTCAAGACCAGTTTCGAACTGCTCCGCCGCGCGACCACTCGCCCGGCCATTGCCACACTGACGCTCCTCGACGCGGCGATCTTCAACCTTGTTGTCGGAAACGCCGACGCCCACGGAAAGAACTTCAGCCTGCTCTACGACGCCGGGACCGTCAGCCTCGCTCCGCTCTACGACCTGCTCTCGACGATTGCCTACACCGATCTGTCACCGAAGCTCGCCATGAAGATCGCAAAGCGGGCCACGCTGGAAGAGATCGACGGCGGCACGTGGGAGGCCTTCGCAACGGAGATCGGAATGACAGCTCCCTTCGTCCGTCGGCGCGTCAAGCAACTCGCTGACGCCACGCAATCGACCGCTCCGCGCATCGCGGACGCACTACCCGGCCTGGATAATGGGGCGTTGGGCGCCTACGCTGCTCTAATCACTGCACGAGCCCAGCGTCTAACGAAGATGGTCTAGCACAATCCTGAGTCGGCCACGGTTTCCTGAGCGGAGTTGTGTGGTCCGCCTTCGCTCGCGCACCCTCTGGCGAGCTATGGCGGGACAACCTTCGCCATGCATCCAGGGGAGTTGGTTTACCAACCGAAGCTCAGGGAAGTGCGGCGCGGTCCACCTTCGCTGGCCTGCATTCTGAGCCAGCTACGGTGGACAACCTTCGCATGGAACCTTCTTCGGGTTCCTGTTTTTCATCTTCATCGGCGGCGCGATCGTCATGTGGCTATGGAACTGGCTGGTGCCCGGCCTGTTCGGCCTGCGTCAGCTCGGCTTCTGGGAAGCGCTCGGCCTGCTGGCGCTGTGCCGGATCCTGTTCGGCGGCTTTGGTCGCGGTGGGGGCAATTGGAAGCAACACGGCCCGCGGCGCGAGCGCAAGGAGTGGTGGAAGACGCCGAAACCCTCACCTGATGCCGCACCGTCGGGGGCTCCGCCCCATGGCTGATTGTGTGACTTCACCGAAGCCGGCGGAGTTCCACCTCCGAGACGATGAAGCCGAACCCGGGCCAACCGCCCGACTGGATCGATCGCTCGAACCACCTGCGCGCCTGCGCCTTGTCGCCCCGCACGAGGTACCAGTTGCCAAGGCCGTAGGCGAGCGTGGCGACCTGCACTTCGTCAGTATCCGCCGCTGCAATCACGGCTTCCGGACCGATCTCGCCACGATAGAGCTGCAGGCGCCGCGTGTACGCGTTGGTCACCGCCTTCTCCGGCCGACCGTCGAGCATCGCCTTCGCTTCCGCGCCCCGTCCGGCCCGGCTGAGCGACATCCACAACCAGTCCGTGGAACCCGCGAGTTCGCCGGCGTCCGGTGCGATTGGCTGCGCCTTGGCGAACGAGGCGGCCGCATCGGCAAAGTCCCCGCGCAGGTACTGGACGACCCCGAGGTGATACCAGATGCCGTAGATCGTGCCGTCGATTTTTCCGCCGCGCGTGAGATCGGCGAACGCGCGATCGAATTCACGCACGGAAAGATAGCGATGCCCGCGCCATCGGAGGAGCAAAGCGTTGTTCGGCTCGATCTCGAGACCGCGCGTGAACGTCGCGATCGCTTCGCGAAACTGCCGCGCACCGGACTGGGCCACGCCGAGGTCGATGATGCGAGCAATGTCTTTCGGGTTGGCGTCGAGAGCGGCTCGCGCCGTCCTGACGGCGTCGGTATCGGGAAGCGAGCGATACTCGACGCCCTCGGGTGATCGGTATTGCACCGGTTGCACGCCTGCCTGGCTCGCATCGAGCGCCGGCCCCAGGGTGATCGCTGCGATGATCGACGCCAATGCGGCAAGACGAATGTCTCTGAATGGCATGGCCGGGATTCTACAGGTTAGGTGACAGGGCCTGCCACCCGAAGCTCGAAATCTCAGCGACACGGCCTGCCAACCGTAGCTCAGGAGAAGCGCGGAGTTCCCAAGCTGGAGAATTGACGAAGAGACCGAGCCCCAGTCTGTCTCGATCAAGACAAGCAGGCACAGGCACGCAGCAAGACACCTGACCGCGGCTAACCTGGCGGCTTTCGCAGCGTCTCGTTGGTCGAAACGTTGAACCGCCGCACGTTGCTGTACTGCGCGGTGGCGCGAACCTCTTCACCCGGGCTCGTATAGTGCTCGGTCATCTTCGCGGGAAAGCGCAGTCCCGACCGCTCGTCAACCGCGAACTCGACAACGAACACCCCATCGGTCGACAAATCCGACAACTTGAACTCGGTCTTGACGATCGCCCCGGTGGCCGCATGGACCCACACTTGCCCTGATGCCGGCACGTTCGCACCGCGACGGGCCGTCACGATCGTGGGGCGGCCGGTTTCGCGGAAGCGGATGACGACGGTCTCGGCGCCGTCCACCGGTGCTGACGCGCGCGGGGCGTCGAATTTCATGCTCGACGCCGACGCCGCCTGCAGATACACAAGCGCCGAGTCGGGCAGGTTGGTGGTGCGGTGGACGCGGCCGAGGTTGTAGCGCGCGCTCTCGGCCGCCAGCCGCCGTGCCTGCGACATGGCGTTGGCATTGGGCGATTGCCTTGGTGACAGCTGGTCGATGATACGGAGGAGACGGCAGGACGGCTTCGGAGGTTCCATTCGCCCTGCCTGCATTGACGGGGGCACCGAGAGTACGCGACAAGTTACGTGCGCGAGCCTACGGGGCACAGAATTGGGGGGAAGAGATGCGGTTATCCAGGCGTGATCTCCTGAACACCGGGCTACACGGCGCGGCCGGGCTGTCGTTACTGTCGTCGGCGGCCTGCATATCCAGGCCGCCACAGGCCGATGCCACCGCCGACGGTCAAGCGAAAGTCCCACCCGAGGAGTCCTATCTCGACGCCGCGACCATGGCTTTCTGGACGTCCACGGCTCGGGAGCCCCTCGAGAGTCTCCCGGACGGCCTGCCCACCGTCATCAGCCAGATGCCGGCGGGCGGACAGAATGCGTCCGACGCCATCGGCACGAAGACCAAAGTCACGGGCGGCAGTGCCAAGCCCGCCACCATGGCGTCCTCCCAGGACATCGTCAAGACAACCACGATTGCCAACTCGAGTTCGCAGGCGGCTTTCGTTTTCTACGATGACAAGTCAGGCTTTCAGCCTGTCACCAGGATGGGCAAGGACGGATTGGTCGACAAGGGCGACACCACTGTCACGATCGATGTTCAACGCGTCAGGCCCTCGATCGCCGATCGGACCAAGTTCGACAACCTCAAGGGCGGGTCGCTTCGCATCGATCTGGTGCAGAACCAGCCGCTGCCCGATCTGGCCGAAAGGCTCGCCTGGACGACGATTGCCGGGCTGTATCCGGATGCGAAGGGGAAACTGCCCAGCGTCCAGGAACTCAAGTTCGATCCGAGTACGGCGTGGGGACAGTCCAAGGCCGTGAAGCTCCCGGGGGGCGACGGCCTCTGGAGGTGGAACTTCTTCCTGCAGAAGAAGAGCAGCCGCTGGAGCACATTCCTCGACCTCGCGCGCAAGGTCAGCGCACCAGTTGCCCTCGCTTTCGCGATGCCGGCCTATGCGGCGACCGCCTTGGCTGATCTCGACTTGATCCTCGGCGCCATGCAAGCTTCGGACGTGAGCGAGTGGTTATTCAGGGGACAGTCGATGCGCGTGTCCACGACCAAGAGCACGTTCCGGGAGGGTCACCTGCCGCTCCGGTCAGGCCGCTACATCGCCGTCAGCGAACGCCAACTGCACCTGCTCGACAGCGTGGCGGCCAACGGCAAGCCCTGGGAGCTTTCCCCGGAGGGG
This genomic interval from Vicinamibacterales bacterium contains the following:
- a CDS encoding type II toxin-antitoxin system HipA family toxin; translation: MTRTLSVWWDGAIVGSLRVNQHGEMSFAYAPDWLADSSRPAVSFSLPKRAEPFKRRDCRPFFAGLLPEEAQRDAVAGALGISKGNDFGLLEALGGDVAGALTIWPEGDTPPAGDPSGQPRALNDDEVVAILDTLPTRPLLAGREGLRLSLAGAQSKLPVVLVDGRVALPAPGQPTTHILKPPIARFPTTTENEALVMQLAAALGLPAAPVEPRTTLGRPYLLITRYDRRLDGAGRAHRLHQEDFCQALGIPPEHKYAAEGGPTFKTSFELLRRATTRPAIATLTLLDAAIFNLVVGNADAHGKNFSLLYDAGTVSLAPLYDLLSTIAYTDLSPKLAMKIAKRATLEEIDGGTWEAFATEIGMTAPFVRRRVKQLADATQSTAPRIADALPGLDNGALGAYAALITARAQRLTKMV
- a CDS encoding tetratricopeptide repeat protein; its protein translation is MPFRDIRLAALASIIAAITLGPALDASQAGVQPVQYRSPEGVEYRSLPDTDAVRTARAALDANPKDIARIIDLGVAQSGARQFREAIATFTRGLEIEPNNALLLRWRGHRYLSVREFDRAFADLTRGGKIDGTIYGIWYHLGVVQYLRGDFADAAASFAKAQPIAPDAGELAGSTDWLWMSLSRAGRGAEAKAMLDGRPEKAVTNAYTRRLQLYRGEIGPEAVIAAADTDEVQVATLAYGLGNWYLVRGDKAQARRWFERSIQSGGWPGFGFIVSEVELRRLR